The genomic region GTCTGGGACTCCGGCCTCACCTGGAACCGGGAGCTGGTAAAGGAAAGCTGGGTGGCCCATGGGGTCTTCACCGAACTCTATGTCAAGGAGGCTTTAGAAGCCCTGAAGTTGCCCGACCATATATCGTTCAAAATCGCCAAGGCCCTGGGAGCGCACCACGGGTTTTTGCCTCGAGGGGATGAACTCAGGAAGGGCCGGCTCCACGTGAGGGTGGAAGAGGCCCTTTGGAAGGAGGTGAGGAACCACCTGGTGCAAAGGCTGGCGAAGAGCCTGGGGCTGGCCTTGCCCCTGGGGGTAGGGGTGAGGGACCTTGCCGAACCCGGCGCGCTTCGGGTGATGGCCTTGGCCTCCTTCGCCGACTGGATCGCCTCAGACCCCAATTTCTTCCCCTATGGCAGAAACCCCGCGCATGAGGGTTACTGGCAAGAGGCCTTATCCCTGGCCAGGAAGGCCCTCGAGGCGCTCCCCTGGCCTAGCCTGCAACCAGGGGGTGTCCGCCCCTTTGAAGAGCTTTTCCCTTCCCTTCTTCCAAACCCTCTGCAGGCCAGCGTGGTGGAGGCTTTGGGGGCCTCTTTCCAGGAACCCACCCTCCTTCTGGTGGAAGCCCCCATGGGCCTTGGGAAGACCGAGGCGGCCCTCTATGCTTACCACGTGCTCCGGGAACAACTGGACCATCGGGGCCTGTACGTGGCCTTGCCCACCCAGGCCACGGCCAATGGCCTGTTTTCCCGGGTGAGGGATTTTCTGGAGAATCTGGCGGTTGGCCAACGGTGGGAGCTCCAGCTTCAGCATGGTGCTGCCCCCCTTAACCCCCTATACGCCGAGCTCCAGGAGAAGGCCATGCCCACAAAGGTTTACGAGGATGGGCGTGGGGAAGAGGGAGGGGTGGCCGCTTCCGCCTGGTTTTCCGCCAAGAAAAGGGCCATGCTGGCGGGCCACGGGGTGGGCACCCTGGACCAGGCGCTCCTGGGCGTGCTCAGGGTCAAGCATCATTTCATCCGCCTTTGGGGCTTGATGAACCGCGTCGTGGTCCTGGACGAGGTGCACGCCTACGACACCTATACCTCGGGCCTCCTCAAGTCCCTGCTTACCTGGCTTAAGGCCCTGGGATCCAGCGTGGTGCTCATGACGGCCACCCTTCCCCAGGCCAAGCGGGAGGAGCTCCTCAGGGCGTGGCTGGGCGACGGCCAGGGGAACCCCTCCCTTTCCCTTCCCCCATACCCCAGGGTTTGCGCCTTCGGCCAAGGGGGTATGGTGGCAGGGCGGACCTTTACGTTGGAAGGGAAAACCCTTCTCCTCGAGGCGGCCCCTGTGGAGGTTAGGGAGCTGGCCGATGCGCTGAAAGCCCGTTTGCCAGGGGTGGTGGGCGCCATTGTGAACACGGTGGACCGGGCACAAAACCTCTATCAGGCCCTGGGTGAGGGGGCAAGGGTCACCCTGGAAGAACTTTTGGAGGGTTTGGGACCGGGGCCAAACGGGGGTACCTGGCCCGACCTCATGGAGATCAAGGGGGAAAAGGGGCAGGAGATCGTGGGCAAACGCTTGGCGGACGGCACGTGGGTCTTTCTTCTCCACGCCCGTTTTCCTGCAGAGGAGCGGGCCTTGCGGGAGGCCATTGCCCTAGCCCTTTTTGGCAAGCACGGGCCCCGGCCAGAAAAGGCCATCCTGGTAGCCACCCAGGTGGCGGAGCAAAGCCTGGACCTGGACTTTGACTACCTCTATTCGGACCTGGCCCCCATAGACCTGCTCCTGCAGCGGGCAGGGCGGCTCCACCGCCACCCTCGGCGGAGGCCCGAGGGCCACGAGAAGCCCGTTTTGGGGGTGGGCGGCTTGGCGGGAAGCAAGGGGGAAGATGGTCCCTCCTTCGGCGGAGAACTTCACTGGGATAAGGTTTATGAGGATTACGTGTTGCTTTCCACCTGGTTTTCCCTCAAGGGTAGGGACCAGGTGGCCCTGCCCCAGGACCTCGAGGGGCTCTTGCAAGAGGTTTACGAACGCCTCCCTGAGGTCTTTCCCCAAGGCTTACGGGCCCGGGCCCAGAAGGCGTATGAGAAGCTTCGGGAGCGGGCGATGAAGGATAGCAGGATAGCGGAAAACCTCGCCCTAGCCCGCCTGGAAAGACTCCTCAGCGGGGTGGATGCCGCCGCCTTGGTGGCTGGCTTGGGCCTGGACGACGAGGAGGAAAAGCGCGAAACCCAACGCTTGCTCACCCGCTTGGGGGACCCGGCCGTGTCCGTGGTGCCCTTGTACCGCCAAAAGGAGGGGTGGTCCTTGGACCCCGAGGGGAGGCATCCTGCCAGGCTCGAGGGGCAACTCCAGGGGGATGAGGTCCTGGCCCTGTGGAGCCGGGCCGTGCGCCTTTCCCGCCACCCCATTCCCCGGAGCCTTTGGGATGAGGATCCGCCCCCAGCTTGGCATAAAAGCGGGCTCCTCCGGGGGCTAAGGCTCTTGGAGGTGGGGCGCACCTTCCCCCTGGAGAAAGGGGCTTTAAGGGTGGAGCTGGACCCTGAGCTTGGGGTGGTGTACCGCCGTGTTTAAATCCGTCAGCGGATGTCGGCATGAGCCCGTACGCTTCCCTTTAGAGAGGGCGGCTTCGCAGTGGGGTCCGGGATGCCCTGTCCCAAAAGCCGAAGTGGGGCCCTCTCGCAGGGCCGAAGCAGGGAGGAGGTGAGCCTGTGGCGAAGTTTAACCTCTTAGAGGAGCCGTGGATTCCCGTTTTGCAGCAAGGGAGGGTTGTGGAAGTGGGGGTGGAAAAGGCGCTCCTAGACGCCCACACCATCGCCCGCATCGAGACCCCTTCCCCCCTCGAGGAGGCTGCCCTACACCGGCTCCTCTTGGCGGTACTCTACCGTGTCCTTTCCCCAAAGGGGGGATGTGATGCCAAGGACCTCCTGGCCCAGGGAAGGTTGGATTCCCATGCCCTCGAGGCGTACCTGGCTCAGGTTCGCGACCGCTTTTACCTCTTTCACGATACCGCCCCCTTTCTCCAGATCCCCGACCTTCCCCAAGAGGATCTCCTTCCCTGGAGCAAGCTTCTTCCCCAACTGGCCAGCGGCAACAACCCCACCCTTTTTGACCACTCGGTGGACGATAATCCCCCCCTCATTTCCTATGCGGAAGCAGCCCGGGCCCTTTTGGTCCACCAGGCCTTTGCACCCGGAGGGCTCTTGCGGAGAATGGGAGTCACCTCCGCAAAAGACGCCCCCCTTGCCCGGCCGGCGGTATTTCTGGTGGAGGGCGAGAACCTATTCCAAACCCTAATCCTGAACCTGGTGCCGCAGGAGGATTCTGGCTTGCCCATTTGGGAACGCCCCCCACTTACCGCCAAAGACATTCATGGCTATGCCACCAAGTGGCCCCTGGAGGGGACAAGCTTGGTGTACGCGTGGCCGAGCCGAGGGGTCCTCTACCTGGATGAAGGGAATGGCGTC from Thermus neutrinimicus harbors:
- the cas3 gene encoding CRISPR-associated helicase Cas3', with translation MDIAVAALNLWAKSGDPFHPLLAHMLDTAAVAWAILEREPGRTRKLYAADWELGEEEALRWVAFLAGLHDLGKASPVFQAAWEEGAQRVWDSGLTWNRELVKESWVAHGVFTELYVKEALEALKLPDHISFKIAKALGAHHGFLPRGDELRKGRLHVRVEEALWKEVRNHLVQRLAKSLGLALPLGVGVRDLAEPGALRVMALASFADWIASDPNFFPYGRNPAHEGYWQEALSLARKALEALPWPSLQPGGVRPFEELFPSLLPNPLQASVVEALGASFQEPTLLLVEAPMGLGKTEAALYAYHVLREQLDHRGLYVALPTQATANGLFSRVRDFLENLAVGQRWELQLQHGAAPLNPLYAELQEKAMPTKVYEDGRGEEGGVAASAWFSAKKRAMLAGHGVGTLDQALLGVLRVKHHFIRLWGLMNRVVVLDEVHAYDTYTSGLLKSLLTWLKALGSSVVLMTATLPQAKREELLRAWLGDGQGNPSLSLPPYPRVCAFGQGGMVAGRTFTLEGKTLLLEAAPVEVRELADALKARLPGVVGAIVNTVDRAQNLYQALGEGARVTLEELLEGLGPGPNGGTWPDLMEIKGEKGQEIVGKRLADGTWVFLLHARFPAEERALREAIALALFGKHGPRPEKAILVATQVAEQSLDLDFDYLYSDLAPIDLLLQRAGRLHRHPRRRPEGHEKPVLGVGGLAGSKGEDGPSFGGELHWDKVYEDYVLLSTWFSLKGRDQVALPQDLEGLLQEVYERLPEVFPQGLRARAQKAYEKLRERAMKDSRIAENLALARLERLLSGVDAAALVAGLGLDDEEEKRETQRLLTRLGDPAVSVVPLYRQKEGWSLDPEGRHPARLEGQLQGDEVLALWSRAVRLSRHPIPRSLWDEDPPPAWHKSGLLRGLRLLEVGRTFPLEKGALRVELDPELGVVYRRV